The following proteins are encoded in a genomic region of Rubrobacter xylanophilus DSM 9941:
- a CDS encoding universal stress protein, translating to MRVYGRVLVAVDWSRASDDCVLEHGAVLARRMGARMCVISVWETPPSFQLVAQEVEWLPQESLEERLGAVEERARRVAGEAGVELGEVRVVRGNPGREILRYAEEEGFDLVVLGRRGGGVAHRFRLGSTVHRVVSCCSCSVVIVPPCVPVEGLVSGRAAGEVGG from the coding sequence GTGAGGGTGTACGGCAGGGTTCTGGTGGCGGTGGACTGGTCGAGGGCTTCGGACGACTGCGTTCTGGAGCACGGGGCGGTGCTTGCGCGGCGGATGGGGGCGAGGATGTGTGTGATCTCGGTGTGGGAGACGCCCCCGTCGTTCCAGCTGGTGGCCCAGGAGGTGGAGTGGCTGCCGCAGGAGAGCCTGGAGGAGCGCCTGGGGGCCGTGGAGGAGCGGGCCCGCCGGGTGGCCGGGGAGGCCGGCGTGGAGCTCGGGGAGGTCCGCGTGGTGCGGGGCAACCCGGGGCGTGAGATCCTGCGCTACGCGGAGGAGGAGGGCTTCGACCTCGTGGTCCTGGGGCGCAGGGGCGGCGGGGTGGCGCACCGCTTCCGGCTGGGCTCCACGGTGCACAGGGTGGTCTCGTGCTGCAGCTGCTCCGTGGTGATAGTCCCGCCGTGCGTCCCGGTCGAGGGGCTCGTGTCCGGGCGCGCCGCGGGCGAGGTCGGGGGGTAG
- the mfd gene encoding transcription-repair coupling factor, whose protein sequence is MSGEIGFGKILQAPRRLRAYLAARNERPVLLLSSTEEDAARYARDAACFTDEPVVHLPSRGVPYGDVFDPEVWRVGARQRALHALDSARVVAAGPLALMERTPLHEPLRLAGGVELDMDEVLLRLAALGYERVERVFRPGEFAVRGGILDLFPSTRRSPVRVEWWGDEVESVRAVSLATRRAVKELAAVTVYAAREGDLAGLAAGEEGLPEEARRGVRVPGLDRLLLALGPVEPAGLLPDGMEVWAEEPREGVAGGLEGLVEELYAPLPAADLRFSSGGEGEALSAPPLAPFAETPREAARRLGGLVEDGMAVFIACGSGSQVRRTVYALGQIGREVVAAEHADPSLPPGLYAVPGEVEEGFSYPEGGIAVVRQDAVLGRRRERRRRAGRALTSFADLKPGDLVVHAVQGIGRFEGLVSKEVLGVTRDYMQVTYRGGDTLFVPYEQMELLHKYVGDGARLDRLGGESWARVTERVRRRVRMLAGELLRLHAERARAEGFAFPPDGEWERELEESFPYQETPDQAAAIAAVKEDMQRPRPMDRLVCGDVGFGKTEVAVRAAFKAALAGKQTLMLAPTTILVQQHYRTFRERLERFAVRVESLSRFTTAAERRRILRDLASGEVDILIGTHALLGAEVRPKDLGLLVVDEEQRFGVRHKERIKQLKTSVDVLTLTATPIPRTMQMGLSGLRDISVIETPPAGRRSVLTHVGPYDEELVRRAIEREVARGGQVFFVHNRVETIEEAAQRLRELVPGVRFAVAHGQMPERALEEVMQRFLEGEADVLVTTTIVESGLDIATANTLIVERADAMGLAQLYQLRGRIGRSTEQAYAYLFAPLGATLEAQRRLEALLDFTELGSGFAVAMRDLEIRGAGNLLGAEQSGHIAAVGFEMYLRLLEEAVALERGEEPERREERPVIVEVLLDAYLPPEYVADEIERVDLYRRASAAGSLAEVDDLAEELEERFGPLPEPARNLLGLTRLKILGRRAGASSVGYRSGALTVYGVSPSEADLAALRRATGGVVSGREGRVSVRGSGLGALELCERALRLLAGEGGG, encoded by the coding sequence GTGTCCGGCGAGATAGGCTTCGGGAAGATCCTCCAGGCCCCGCGGCGGCTGCGGGCCTACCTGGCGGCCAGGAACGAGCGGCCCGTCCTCCTCCTCTCCTCCACCGAGGAGGACGCCGCCCGCTACGCCCGCGACGCCGCCTGCTTCACCGACGAGCCGGTCGTCCACCTCCCCTCGCGCGGGGTCCCCTACGGGGACGTCTTCGACCCCGAGGTGTGGAGGGTCGGCGCCCGGCAGCGGGCGCTGCACGCCCTGGACTCCGCCCGGGTGGTCGCCGCCGGACCGCTCGCGCTCATGGAGAGGACCCCGCTCCACGAGCCGCTGCGGCTCGCCGGCGGGGTGGAGCTGGACATGGACGAAGTGCTCCTGCGGCTGGCCGCGCTCGGCTACGAGCGGGTCGAGCGGGTCTTCCGCCCCGGGGAGTTCGCGGTGCGGGGCGGCATCCTCGACCTCTTCCCCAGCACCCGCCGCTCGCCGGTGCGCGTCGAGTGGTGGGGGGACGAGGTGGAGAGCGTGCGGGCCGTCTCCCTCGCCACCCGGCGCGCGGTGAAGGAGCTGGCCGCCGTCACCGTGTACGCCGCGCGGGAGGGGGATCTCGCCGGGCTCGCCGCCGGGGAGGAGGGGCTCCCCGAGGAGGCCCGCAGGGGGGTCAGGGTGCCGGGGCTCGACCGGCTGCTGCTGGCGCTCGGGCCCGTCGAGCCCGCCGGGCTGCTCCCGGACGGGATGGAGGTGTGGGCCGAGGAGCCGCGGGAGGGCGTCGCCGGGGGGCTGGAGGGGCTCGTCGAGGAGCTCTACGCGCCGCTTCCCGCGGCCGACCTCCGCTTCTCCTCCGGCGGGGAGGGGGAGGCCCTCTCGGCCCCGCCCCTCGCCCCCTTCGCGGAGACACCGCGGGAGGCGGCTCGGCGGCTCGGCGGCCTCGTGGAGGACGGCATGGCCGTCTTTATCGCGTGCGGCTCCGGCAGCCAGGTCAGGCGGACGGTCTACGCCCTGGGCCAGATCGGGCGGGAGGTCGTCGCGGCGGAGCATGCCGACCCCTCCCTGCCGCCCGGGCTCTACGCGGTCCCCGGCGAGGTGGAGGAGGGCTTCTCCTACCCCGAGGGGGGCATCGCCGTCGTCCGGCAGGACGCGGTGCTCGGCAGGCGGCGCGAGCGGCGCCGGCGGGCCGGGCGGGCGCTCACCTCGTTCGCCGACCTCAAGCCCGGCGACCTCGTGGTGCACGCGGTGCAGGGCATCGGGCGCTTCGAGGGGCTCGTCTCCAAGGAGGTGCTCGGGGTCACCCGGGACTACATGCAGGTCACCTACCGCGGCGGGGACACCCTCTTCGTGCCCTACGAGCAGATGGAGCTGCTGCACAAGTACGTGGGGGACGGGGCCAGGCTCGACCGGCTCGGGGGGGAGAGCTGGGCCCGGGTCACCGAGAGGGTGCGGCGGCGCGTCAGGATGCTCGCCGGGGAGCTGCTGCGGCTGCACGCCGAGCGCGCGAGGGCGGAAGGGTTCGCCTTCCCGCCCGACGGGGAGTGGGAGCGGGAGCTGGAGGAGAGCTTCCCCTACCAGGAGACCCCGGACCAGGCGGCCGCCATCGCCGCGGTCAAGGAGGACATGCAGCGGCCGCGGCCCATGGACCGCCTGGTGTGCGGCGACGTGGGCTTCGGGAAGACCGAGGTGGCCGTGAGGGCCGCCTTCAAGGCCGCGCTGGCCGGGAAGCAGACCCTCATGCTCGCCCCGACCACCATCCTCGTCCAGCAGCACTACCGGACCTTCCGCGAGCGGCTGGAGCGGTTCGCGGTGCGGGTGGAGAGCCTCTCCAGGTTCACCACCGCGGCGGAGCGCAGGAGGATACTGCGGGATCTCGCCTCCGGCGAGGTGGACATCCTCATCGGGACCCACGCCCTCCTGGGGGCGGAGGTGCGGCCGAAGGATCTGGGGCTGCTCGTCGTGGACGAGGAGCAGCGCTTCGGGGTGCGGCACAAGGAGCGGATAAAGCAGCTCAAGACCAGCGTGGACGTGCTCACGCTCACCGCCACCCCCATCCCGCGGACCATGCAGATGGGGCTCTCCGGGCTCAGGGACATCAGCGTCATCGAGACCCCGCCGGCGGGGCGGCGCAGCGTGCTCACCCACGTCGGCCCCTACGACGAGGAGCTGGTGCGGCGCGCCATCGAGCGGGAGGTGGCGCGCGGGGGGCAGGTCTTCTTCGTGCACAACCGGGTGGAGACCATAGAGGAGGCCGCGCAGCGGCTCAGGGAGCTGGTGCCGGGGGTGCGCTTCGCGGTGGCGCACGGCCAGATGCCCGAGCGGGCGCTCGAGGAGGTCATGCAGCGCTTTCTGGAGGGCGAGGCCGACGTGCTGGTGACCACCACCATCGTCGAGAGCGGGCTGGACATCGCCACGGCCAACACCCTCATCGTGGAGCGGGCGGACGCCATGGGGCTCGCCCAGCTCTACCAGCTCAGGGGCAGGATCGGGCGCTCCACCGAGCAGGCCTACGCCTACCTCTTCGCCCCGCTGGGGGCCACGCTGGAGGCCCAGAGGCGCCTCGAGGCCCTCCTGGACTTCACGGAGCTCGGCAGCGGCTTTGCGGTGGCGATGCGCGACCTGGAGATAAGGGGGGCGGGCAACCTGCTCGGTGCGGAGCAGTCGGGGCACATAGCCGCGGTGGGCTTCGAGATGTACCTGCGGCTGCTGGAGGAGGCCGTAGCGCTGGAGCGGGGCGAGGAGCCCGAGCGCCGGGAGGAGCGGCCGGTGATCGTGGAGGTGCTGCTCGACGCCTACCTGCCGCCGGAGTACGTGGCCGACGAGATCGAGCGGGTGGACCTCTACCGGCGGGCCTCGGCGGCGGGCTCGCTGGCGGAGGTGGACGACCTGGCGGAGGAGCTGGAGGAGCGCTTCGGCCCCCTGCCGGAGCCCGCCCGGAACCTCCTCGGCCTGACGCGGCTGAAGATCCTGGGCCGCCGGGCGGGGGCGAGCTCGGTGGGCTACCGCTCCGGGGCGCTCACGGTCTACGGGGTGAGCCCCTCCGAGGCGGACCTCGCCGCGCTGCGGCGGGCCACGGGCGGCGTGGTGAGCGGCCGCGAGGGGAGGGTGTCGGTGCGCGGGTCGGGGCTGGGGGCGCTGGAGCTCTGCGAGCGGGCGCTGCGCCTGCTGGCCGGGGAGGGCGGGGGGTAG
- a CDS encoding FtsB family cell division protein, protein MSGPGGRRRGHRPLAVLLYAAFVGLLLASYAAPLQQIVESRSRIPELRQELRAAEAKNAAYRREIGALSTPEGIERAARERYGLVRPGERVYIVAPGGEGGDGRP, encoded by the coding sequence TTGAGCGGCCCCGGCGGCAGGAGGAGGGGTCACCGCCCGCTCGCCGTCCTGCTGTACGCTGCGTTCGTGGGGCTCCTGCTGGCCTCCTACGCGGCGCCGCTGCAGCAGATCGTCGAGAGCCGGAGCCGCATCCCGGAGCTTCGCCAGGAGCTGCGGGCCGCGGAGGCGAAGAACGCCGCCTACCGCCGCGAGATCGGGGCGCTCAGCACCCCGGAGGGGATAGAGCGCGCCGCCCGCGAGCGCTACGGCCTGGTGAGGCCGGGCGAGAGGGTGTACATCGTCGCCCCCGGCGGGGAGGGCGGGGATGGACGACCGTGA
- a CDS encoding peptidylprolyl isomerase, with translation MERVSATRKALKSAILIAALLLLAGCEAAQTEANLPSGAQKVAVFEGGEVTQGQVQEQLDLLGRQSGLGEITPDSPQYQSAIAQIMPQLVTQEIAQAYAREHGITVTEREVEREIGRIKDQLVRQARAQGQDIGREEAFRRALEQAGITEAQLREQIREQLPVQKVQERVAGDARPTEEEVRDYYEENREAQFTTPAQRCVRHILFNPDQRERAEEVKRRLEEGADFAELAREYSQDPGSREKGGDLGCIGRGETVPNFEEAAFGAEEGEVVGPVKTQFGYHVIKVYDVRRESTEPLSEVEDRIREQLAATAQAEKFQRWVERQEELRDIRYLPGYDPNPSSRE, from the coding sequence ATGGAGAGAGTGTCCGCCACCAGAAAAGCGCTCAAGTCCGCCATCCTGATCGCCGCGCTGCTCCTGCTCGCGGGCTGCGAGGCCGCCCAGACCGAGGCCAACCTGCCCTCCGGGGCCCAGAAGGTCGCCGTCTTCGAGGGCGGGGAGGTCACCCAGGGGCAGGTGCAGGAGCAGCTCGACCTCCTGGGGCGGCAGTCCGGGCTCGGCGAGATCACGCCGGACTCCCCGCAGTACCAGAGCGCCATAGCCCAGATCATGCCGCAGCTCGTGACCCAGGAGATCGCCCAGGCCTACGCGCGGGAGCACGGCATCACCGTCACCGAGCGGGAGGTGGAGCGGGAGATCGGGCGGATAAAGGACCAGCTGGTCCGGCAGGCGCGGGCGCAGGGGCAGGACATCGGGCGGGAGGAGGCCTTCCGGCGGGCGCTCGAGCAGGCCGGGATAACCGAGGCCCAGCTCAGGGAGCAGATCCGGGAGCAGCTCCCGGTACAGAAGGTGCAGGAGCGGGTGGCCGGGGACGCCCGGCCCACCGAGGAGGAGGTCCGCGACTACTACGAGGAGAACAGGGAGGCCCAGTTCACCACCCCCGCCCAGCGGTGCGTCCGGCACATCCTCTTCAACCCCGACCAGCGGGAGCGGGCCGAGGAGGTGAAGCGGCGGCTCGAGGAGGGCGCAGACTTCGCCGAGCTGGCCAGGGAGTACTCGCAGGACCCCGGCAGCAGGGAGAAGGGCGGCGACCTCGGCTGCATCGGCAGGGGCGAGACCGTCCCCAACTTCGAGGAGGCCGCCTTCGGGGCCGAGGAGGGCGAGGTCGTCGGGCCGGTGAAGACCCAGTTCGGCTACCACGTCATCAAGGTCTACGACGTGCGCCGGGAGAGCACCGAGCCGCTCTCCGAGGTGGAGGACCGCATCCGGGAGCAGCTCGCGGCCACCGCGCAGGCCGAAAAGTTCCAGCGGTGGGTCGAGCGGCAGGAGGAGCTGCGGGACATAAGGTACCTGCCGGGCTACGACCCGAACCCCTCCTCGCGGGAGTAG
- the eno gene encoding phosphopyruvate hydratase — translation MTEIVAVRGREILDSRGNPTLEVEVVTAAGFVGRAAVPSGASTGQNEAVELRDGEGGRYGGKGVLRAVANVEGELAEAVVGMDVTDQRALDLAMIEADGTENKGRLGANAMLGVSLAAARAAAEYAGLPLYRYLGGPGAHVLPVPCANILNGGAHAANNVDFQEFMVVPVGFESYREALRAVAEIYAALKKLLAERGLAGGIGDEGGFAPDLSSNGEALGLLSEAVERSGYSLGEQVCFALDPAASEFYEGGRYELSGEGRSLERGEMVDYYVRLCGEYPIISIEDGLAEDDWEGWEMISARLGGRVQLVGDDLFVTNPKILRKGIERGIANSILVKVNQIGTLTETFETMDLAHKSGYTAMVSHRSGETDDTTIADLAVAVNAGQIKTGAPARGERVAKYNQLLRIEESLGEAAVYPGLGAFNPRMREG, via the coding sequence ATGACGGAGATCGTCGCGGTCCGCGGGCGGGAGATTCTGGACTCCAGGGGCAACCCGACGCTGGAGGTGGAGGTCGTCACCGCGGCGGGCTTCGTGGGCCGGGCGGCGGTCCCGTCGGGGGCCTCCACGGGGCAGAACGAGGCGGTGGAGCTGCGGGACGGAGAGGGGGGGCGCTACGGCGGCAAGGGGGTGCTGCGGGCCGTCGCCAACGTGGAGGGGGAGCTGGCCGAGGCCGTGGTAGGGATGGACGTCACCGACCAGCGGGCGCTGGACCTCGCCATGATCGAGGCCGACGGCACCGAGAACAAGGGGCGGTTGGGGGCCAACGCCATGCTGGGCGTCTCCCTCGCGGCGGCCCGGGCCGCCGCGGAGTACGCCGGGCTGCCGCTCTACCGCTACCTGGGCGGCCCCGGGGCCCACGTGCTGCCGGTCCCCTGCGCCAACATCCTCAACGGGGGGGCGCACGCGGCCAACAACGTGGACTTCCAGGAGTTCATGGTCGTCCCGGTGGGCTTCGAGAGCTACCGGGAGGCGTTGCGGGCGGTGGCGGAGATCTACGCCGCGCTCAAGAAGCTGCTCGCCGAGCGGGGGCTCGCCGGGGGCATCGGGGACGAGGGGGGCTTCGCCCCGGACCTGTCGAGCAACGGCGAGGCGCTCGGGCTGCTCTCGGAGGCGGTGGAGCGCAGCGGGTACTCGCTCGGGGAGCAGGTCTGCTTCGCGCTCGACCCCGCCGCCTCGGAGTTCTACGAGGGCGGCCGCTACGAGCTCTCCGGGGAGGGGCGGAGCCTCGAGCGGGGGGAGATGGTCGACTACTACGTGCGCCTGTGCGGCGAGTACCCCATAATCTCCATCGAGGACGGGCTCGCCGAGGACGACTGGGAGGGGTGGGAGATGATCTCCGCGCGGCTCGGGGGGAGGGTGCAGCTGGTGGGCGACGACCTGTTCGTCACCAACCCGAAGATCCTGCGCAAGGGCATAGAGCGGGGCATCGCCAACTCCATCCTGGTGAAGGTCAACCAGATAGGGACGCTCACGGAGACCTTCGAGACGATGGACCTCGCGCACAAGAGCGGGTACACCGCCATGGTCAGCCACCGCAGCGGCGAGACGGACGACACCACCATCGCGGACCTCGCCGTCGCGGTGAACGCCGGGCAGATAAAGACCGGGGCCCCGGCCCGGGGCGAGCGGGTGGCCAAGTACAACCAGCTGCTCAGGATAGAGGAGTCGCTGGGGGAGGCCGCCGTCTACCCCGGGCTGGGGGCGTTCAACCCCCGGATGCGGGAGGGATGA
- the pyk gene encoding pyruvate kinase, which translates to MRVRRTKIVATLGPATSSEESIGALVRAGVDVMRLNFSHGTHDMHLDNARTVREAAAEAGRNVAIMQDLQGPKIRTGEVEGGTELVEGSRVVIAPGDFVGDASRLSTSYDRLAQDVKPGHRLLIDDGLIGLRVESIKENGEIVCEVLEGGPVSSHKGLNFPDSSLSISGLTEKDLEDLRFGLEELRPDWVAISFVRTGEEVLDVKERIRELGGDVPVISKIEKHEAIDNIEEVIEASDGVMVARGDLAVELSAERVPIEQKRIVARCRRRGRPVIVATQMLDSMMRNPRPTRAEVSDVANAIFDRTDAVMLSGETAVGRYPTQSVMEMDRICRAAEGAIDYGRDIAASTAWGRGDRYDAVTHAACELAEVLEAQAILTSTQTGLSCIRVARFRPPNRILAVSPIEATVRRLALVWGVTAVRGEQAGSIEERFRESVEAAEARGHLKKGDRLVFTGGTAGSLPGSTNLLQVHTVGENG; encoded by the coding sequence ATGAGGGTGCGGCGGACCAAGATAGTGGCCACCCTGGGGCCGGCCACCTCCTCCGAGGAGAGCATCGGGGCGCTGGTCCGGGCGGGGGTGGACGTGATGCGGCTGAACTTCAGCCACGGCACCCACGACATGCACCTGGACAACGCCCGCACCGTCCGCGAGGCCGCCGCCGAGGCCGGGCGCAACGTGGCGATCATGCAGGATCTGCAGGGGCCGAAGATCCGGACCGGCGAGGTGGAGGGCGGGACCGAGCTCGTGGAGGGCAGCCGGGTCGTGATAGCCCCCGGCGACTTCGTGGGGGACGCCAGCCGACTCTCCACCTCCTACGACCGGCTGGCGCAGGACGTGAAGCCCGGCCACCGGCTGCTCATAGACGACGGGCTCATCGGGCTGCGGGTGGAGAGCATCAAGGAGAACGGAGAGATCGTCTGCGAGGTTTTGGAGGGCGGGCCCGTCTCCTCCCACAAGGGGCTCAACTTCCCGGACTCCTCGCTCTCCATAAGCGGGCTGACGGAGAAGGATCTGGAGGATCTGCGCTTCGGCCTTGAGGAGCTGCGCCCCGACTGGGTAGCCATCTCCTTCGTGCGCACCGGCGAGGAGGTGCTCGACGTCAAGGAGCGCATCCGGGAGCTCGGCGGGGACGTGCCGGTGATCTCCAAGATCGAGAAGCACGAGGCGATAGACAACATAGAGGAGGTCATAGAAGCCTCCGACGGGGTGATGGTGGCCCGCGGGGACCTGGCGGTGGAGCTCTCGGCGGAGCGGGTGCCCATAGAGCAGAAGCGGATCGTCGCGCGCTGCCGCCGGCGGGGCCGGCCGGTGATCGTGGCCACCCAGATGCTGGACTCGATGATGCGCAACCCCCGCCCCACCCGGGCCGAGGTCTCCGACGTGGCGAACGCCATCTTCGACCGGACCGACGCGGTGATGCTGAGCGGGGAGACGGCCGTCGGCCGCTACCCGACCCAGAGCGTGATGGAGATGGACCGCATCTGCCGGGCGGCGGAGGGGGCCATAGACTACGGCCGGGACATCGCCGCCTCCACCGCCTGGGGGCGGGGCGACCGCTACGACGCCGTCACCCACGCCGCCTGCGAGCTCGCCGAGGTGCTCGAGGCGCAGGCGATCCTCACCTCCACCCAGACCGGCCTCTCCTGCATAAGGGTCGCCCGCTTCCGGCCGCCGAACAGGATCCTGGCGGTGAGCCCCATCGAGGCCACGGTCCGCCGCCTCGCCCTGGTGTGGGGGGTGACGGCGGTGCGGGGCGAGCAGGCGGGCTCGATAGAGGAGCGCTTCAGGGAGTCCGTGGAGGCCGCCGAGGCCAGGGGGCACCTGAAGAAGGGCGACCGGCTGGTCTTCACCGGGGGGACGGCGGGCTCCCTGCCGGGCTCCACCAACCTGCTGCAGGTGCACACGGTGGGGGAGAACGGGTGA
- a CDS encoding DUF501 domain-containing protein: MDDREAVRRQLGREPRPFRVAARCPHGLPSVIENEPSRSMPTTFWVTCPSLEAAISRVEAAGGVRAAQREVGEARVEEIHEEHRRRYGTRVAGVREGGYVKCLHAFTALHLAGALPNPVAEWTLRRLDRTYPEDGCCTLRTLRPA, from the coding sequence ATGGACGACCGTGAGGCGGTTCGCCGGCAGCTGGGGCGCGAGCCGCGGCCCTTCCGCGTGGCGGCCCGCTGCCCCCACGGCCTGCCGAGCGTCATAGAGAACGAGCCCTCCCGCAGCATGCCCACCACCTTCTGGGTGACCTGCCCGAGCCTGGAGGCCGCCATCTCCCGGGTGGAGGCCGCCGGGGGCGTCCGGGCCGCCCAGCGCGAGGTCGGCGAGGCGAGGGTGGAGGAGATCCACGAGGAGCACCGCCGCCGCTACGGAACCCGCGTCGCCGGGGTGAGGGAGGGCGGCTACGTGAAGTGCCTGCACGCCTTCACCGCCCTCCACCTCGCCGGGGCGCTCCCCAACCCGGTGGCGGAGTGGACCCTCCGCCGGCTGGACCGCACGTACCCGGAGGACGGCTGCTGCACCCTCCGGACCCTCCGCCCCGCCTGA
- a CDS encoding DUF523 domain-containing protein: MERVLVSACLLGCRVRYSGSGARSGDPVLERWLREGRVVVLCPEVAGGLPVPRPPAEIRGGDGGAVLDGVARVVDRRGGDVTRHFLAGARLALRAARESGARVAVLKERSPSCGAGRIYDGGFTGGLREGDGVTAALLERNGVRVFGEGEVAQADRYLRGLEREGEEGML; this comes from the coding sequence GTGGAGCGGGTGCTGGTGAGCGCCTGCCTGCTCGGCTGCCGGGTGCGCTACAGCGGCTCCGGCGCGCGCAGCGGGGACCCCGTGCTGGAGCGGTGGCTCCGGGAGGGGAGGGTCGTGGTCCTGTGCCCGGAGGTCGCCGGGGGGCTCCCCGTTCCCCGGCCGCCGGCGGAGATCAGGGGCGGGGACGGCGGGGCGGTGCTCGACGGGGTTGCGCGGGTCGTGGACCGGCGCGGGGGCGACGTGACCCGCCACTTTCTCGCGGGGGCGCGCCTGGCGCTCAGGGCCGCCCGCGAGTCCGGGGCGCGGGTGGCGGTGCTCAAGGAGAGGAGCCCCTCCTGCGGTGCGGGCCGCATCTACGACGGCGGCTTCACCGGCGGCCTCAGGGAAGGGGACGGGGTGACCGCGGCGCTTTTGGAGAGGAACGGGGTGAGGGTCTTCGGGGAGGGCGAGGTGGCGCAGGCCGACCGGTATCTGCGCGGGCTCGAGCGGGAGGGGGAGGAGGGGATGCTATAA